A stretch of DNA from Pyxicephalus adspersus chromosome 5, UCB_Pads_2.0, whole genome shotgun sequence:
ACACCTTTGAATACTGCGTTTAGACCATATATATCAATATCAAAGTAAACATGAATACAACATGCATGAATAACACCCTTGATGGACTGTCCAGTGGCTATATGAAATATTCATACATACATTTCACTATAGCGGCTGCTGTAGTTCTAGGTCTTTGTATTTTTGGTCTAATTggaaatgttattgtgttttggtACCTATGCTTCAAGATCCAGAGAAACAAATACACAGTTTATATTATGAATCTGTCTGTAGCTGATGCcctgtttattgtatttactatGATTATTTTGATGATTCATATAAATATACTAGTTGGTACAAATCCTGAATTTATAGGACTGGAacagttatatttatttgcagaaatattttatgatgcCACTCAGTATTCAGGAATGTTTATCCTTACAGCTGTCAGCATTGAAAGATGTAGTTCTGTCCTGTTTCCCCTTTGGTATCAAGGTCATCGCCCTGCAAACCTGTCTGCTGTTATGTGTACAGTTCTTTGGGTGCTTGGCTGTTTTGAAAGTCTTCTTAAGAACCTCGTATGTACACCAGAAGTTTTCGAGAAACAATCCTTGCAATGTTCAGCAGTTCAAATTATGGTCTTTGTGTTAGCCATTGGTATCTGCCTACCAATCATGATTATTTCTAGTTTCACCTTGCTTATCAAAGTAAAGAGGACAATTAAGCAGCAGTATACCCCTAAGCTGTTTATCATCATCATTGCTGCGGTTTTGGTATTCATCTTATCAGTTCTTCCTTTTAATTTCTTGTGgtttttaatgtactttaaattATTACTAAAGGATATAGATACTGTAAGTGTATTCTTTGGAATGGTGTTTGCAACAGTACTTAACTCCATTGTCAACCCCTACATTTACTATATTGTAGGctggaaaaggaaacaaaaaagttctAACTCTATCCATGAAGCCCTCCAAAGAGCCTTTAGGGATAAGGATGATGAGGAGAAAGTTGACTTAAAGGACAACAAATCAACTAGTACATCAAGCAAAACTATCCTTACAGTTGCCTCCTAAATTGTATTTAGGGGTAAAGCAAACCAACAACCCTCAGGGTATAACAGGGTTTAACAGGGTATAATTCAATCAAGAAATTTTCTGAGAAAGGTAATGACTAGAAATGATAATGATATTACCTGCCATACAATAAATCCGTTAACATTCTCATTGGTTGCTGAAATCCCAGtgcttaaagtgaacttttgtagCTGGGTAAAGCACTGCAAAAGCTAGGCTCGCGCACACTACCTAAACCATTCCTTTACTACTAACCTGATCGTTATTTCCAtagagaaaaaagattttttaagggCTTGGTGTCTTTTAACTGTGTTTTTACACCTAGTTTCCTTTACATATACTGAAAGGGTTCCACCAGAATCCTTCTATCATCTTACATTTATTGCACATAAAGCACTAGTTCAGTATTACACTGTAAACTGTGGATGAAGATAAGCTATGGTATATGGTTGCTGATTTGTGTATCCTTACCTATGACATCTGCAGTACCCTGTATCTGTAACCCTGTTATAGTGTATAAATATTTGGATCACATGTTCACagttcatattttatgttttaaataaaactgagCACAGTTTATGCCTGGTCTGTAGTTTTTTGGGGGGCTTCCTAACATAGAACATGCTGAAACCCACAAACATGAATATTTTCCAGTACTGTGTGCTTTGTGGTGTGAATGAGCCCAAAGAGTTAGTCTACACagatatttgtaatatgtttgggATCAGTTTGAGGTCAAACAGGGATCAGCAATGTGTACCGTGTTCCATAAGATCCAAATCTGAATGTGTAACACTTCTATCAAAATACTTCACAAATAATGTCAGATGTAAaccacaaatatacatttttatttatttatttaaattaattaaattaataaaaataatgccatacattgttatatatttgtgtacataACCAGAATTTTTCTAGAATACCTGTTGTGCTGATAGGTATTTGTAATCTATACATTCATTTCATTATCTATGCTACCTGATACCAGAGCCATCTCTGTCCATCCATGCTACCAGTTACCAGCTCTTCTCATTTTTCCTGACTATAGCTGAATGACTAATAAAACCTATTTGTAGCCAAAACCTGATATCTATCGTGTATGACCTTATATACCAACAGATTGAACTGTTCAACCATTTGGGTATAACCTTTAGTGCCTCCTTTTTCCATATAATCTgacacatttaaatccaaataaaacatatttcattttatgcCACAAAGTTGCCAATTTCTcttaatttccctttaaatatatggAGCTGGCTTTAAACTTATAAAGAACTAGTGTTAGAGGAATTCAGtccctttctcctttttttcaacTATATACATTCATTCTGTTCAGGCCtaagtttttcttttgttcacatttttttgtaatttttagctATAGTTCCTCTTCAAACAACAGTTATGATGCCCACttgtatatcatatatttatttagttaggCATGCAGTCATTTTGGGCAGGGTAGTAATTTATATAGCCATAGATGTTGAATGTCAAATAAGTGTTCTCCTACCCCTCTCTCACCGATCTTCTCTTTATTGGAGGTACATGCTGTACATTAATTTCCCCTCCACAGTTGCTGTTGTTATTCAACCCAATGGCCAAATTTTTGGAAAACTTTGCCTCTTAGCTCCAACACAATCTTTCCCAAAACTTGTCAATTCGCATTCTTGGTGGCTTCAGAATTGCTTGATGATCCTAGCAACTATGTGCCTACATTCAGCCAAGTTTTTTCTTATCTCTAGCTCATTTGAGTTAACACATAACACATACTGCCCGGCACACCTTGAGTAACATAAACTGGACcctgtgttttttgtaatttgatatCTCAC
This window harbors:
- the LOC140332009 gene encoding mas-related G-protein coupled receptor member D-like, whose amino-acid sequence is MNTTCMNNTLDGLSSGYMKYSYIHFTIAAAVVLGLCIFGLIGNVIVFWYLCFKIQRNKYTVYIMNLSVADALFIVFTMIILMIHINILVGTNPEFIGLEQLYLFAEIFYDATQYSGMFILTAVSIERCSSVLFPLWYQGHRPANLSAVMCTVLWVLGCFESLLKNLVCTPEVFEKQSLQCSAVQIMVFVLAIGICLPIMIISSFTLLIKVKRTIKQQYTPKLFIIIIAAVLVFILSVLPFNFLWFLMYFKLLLKDIDTVSVFFGMVFATVLNSIVNPYIYYIVGWKRKQKSSNSIHEALQRAFRDKDDEEKVDLKDNKSTSTSSKTILTVAS